The stretch of DNA ATCTGGATAATCCTGCCTTCCAGAAAGGCCTGCTCGTTCTTTGCGTCGTCATACTCGGAGTTTTCACTCAAATCTCCGAACTCGATGGCTTCTTTGATACGCTGCGCTACTTCCTTGCGACGCTTAGTCTCTAAATGGCGCAACTCTTCGACTAATTTGCTGTAACCTTCTTTGGTGAGAATGACTTCTTTCTCTGACAAACCGTTTCGCTCCTTTACATCTTAGAGGCCTTTGGCAACGATGCCGACCTCACGCGAGACTAGCTAAGTATTATATGGAAACGCCGTATAATTGTCAAAATATTTGTACCCGCGCATGGTCGTAAAAGATATCGGCAATACGGAAAAGAGTATTAGCGGGTATCGCCTGAATCATCGTGCTTAAAAGCGGGTCCCGTGCTAAACTCGGCACGCTCAGGATATGCCGGAGAGTTTAGGTTGCGCTCACGTGATTCTATTGGGCTAGGGCCATCTCAAATCGTGCTTTTTCCTTGATCTTTTGGATATGGGCATCGGTAAGTTTTCGCTCAAAACTCCGCAACCCCGCCAACTTAAAGCCGTGCTTCTCGGCAAAACCGTTTATCTCGCGGATTTTATCGACGCTTATATCTTTACCGAGCGTATAGTTCTCATAGCGCCCCTCCAGGGAGAGAATCATGGTCTCGGCCATACACGCGAGCGCCAACCGCTTAGGAAGGCCGAAATTGAAATTGAACTCGACATGCCCGGGCACCTCGACCACGCCTCCGTCGATTACCAAAACATCGGGTCTCGCCCTGACGACCAGCTCGGCAACGTCGCGCGGTCTAGCCACATCGCAGACGACGGCTCCCGCTTTTATAATCTCAGGCTTGATTATCGCATCCGCTGCTCCCGTTACGGTGATGATAATATCCGCCGAGCTTATCGCCGTGAGCGATGTGCTCACCTCGAGCGAACCGACCTTGCCCGCAAGCCGCGCGGCGAGTTTGTCGAGTCGCCTCTCATCCCGCCCGATAAGCGTCAAGCCGCCGACCTGCCCGGCGAGTATCTCCGCGCATGCGCTCCCTATCGAGCCCGTCGCTCCGACAACCGCCAGCCGAGACACGGCCAAATCTATCTCCATTTTCCGCGCCGCCTCGAGCGTGCCTTCGATAGCCGTCGCTATCGTGTAGGTGTTACCCGTCGTAATGGGAACCTTCGAGATTTTCGCCACTTCTCTACCGCCATCACCGGGGATTGCGGTAAACGCGCCGAGCCCGACGATTTTCGCCCCCTCTTTTCTCCCGACTTCGCAGGCTTTGGCTATCTTTTCGACGACATACTCTTGTTCCAGGTCGAAGAATTGGTTGGGCAAGAACGGGACGACTATGAACCAGCCGGCGGCAAGCTTGCCGGTTTGCGATTTTATGCCGGTAATCTCCGAAATCACAAACGGTTTGCGCCTTTTGAGGACGCTCCCGATTACGCGCGGCGAAATCTTCTTGGCTATCTTATATTTTTTTGCCACGTCTTCGATGTCCATCGGATGTATTAAAAAACCAAAAGTCTCCATCTCTTCTCCCTGCGCCAAACAAATCATTAGTTCTTCATCGACTATGCTGTCTATGCTGTCAGTTCAGTCGTTCGATTCTCGGTTTGAAATCGAGCCTCTTAAGAAGCTCTAAATAATCCTGTGCTTCGACCTCTTCCCACTCTTTACCCAAAAGCGCCAAGAAGGCCGCCTCCAGCACATTCGTCCCGAACGAGCGGCCCTCAAAGACCGGCGTGGTCGTAATTAGCAGCTCGACTCCGCGCCGCTTCAAGTCCGCGACATCGTCCGCGGTGGTCGTGTTGGTCAATATCCATTTACCCTTAAGATTCGCGGGCATATATTTTCTTATAAACAAATAGTCGCCGGCTATGATATCCGCTTCCTCGTAAAAGCGCGCATACTTCTCGTTCGACTCCTGCTCTTGCTTGCTTCCCGTCGGATACAACAACTTAAAGGGCATTCTGGTGACGATCGGCAATACTATCTTTGCGATTCTCGTAAAATTGTCCATCGTCCGGATAGGAAGCGGTATGTTCAGGCCGAATATCAAATCGCCGAATATCATCCTCGAACCCTGTAGGTCGATTGCTTGGGCCATCCCAAAACGGTCGACCGCGCTGACCATCAAGACCGTCTTATCGGAAAAAGACAGCCCGGCGTCCTCGACCAGATAACGGACCGTCTCGCGCTCCAAAGTGTCTTTAAGCCCACTTCCGTCGACGACCGGAGTCTCCTTGACGACATTCTTGAGTTTTTGCGCATCGCGTATGGCATAACGCCGGCCATCGGCAACGAGGTACAAATCGATGCCGCCGAGGCCTATCGCATCGACCTTGCCGTCGAGTTCACGCAGAACCTCCATGGTCTTTTTCATGTCCCCATCGGTCCCGAGGCGCTCGATTGTCATTCGTTCACCAAGAAGCTCTAGTTCAACTCTATGGTTTCTTTTTGAAGACCCCAAACTTGCGCTTACGACTCGTTTCAAGGCTCGGCCCCCTCCCGTCGGTAATGCTTTCCAGCAGATCGCATAAGACCTCGGGCTTTACCTTCTTATCTTTTTTGATGGGAGAGTTCCCCAGCGGGACGCCGATTACCTCGCGGTCGAGGATTTTTTCGAGCATAGCGATGCGCTTATCCGACGCCAGAAAGACGACCACATCGAAATCTTTGAGACTCGCCAAGAGTTCGAGGAGTTCATTGAATATCTCCGCGCCGCTCCGCCTCAGCACATAGTCCTTGCGCTCTTTTTCGCTCAAGAAATAGACGAGGTCGACCGCGAACTTCCCCGCGACCGACTCCAGCTCTTCTTTATTGGCTAAAGGAAAGCCGATGACGGCGATACGGTTTCCCCGCCGAACTTCCCCCAAGCCTTCGAGATGCGATACGAAGGCCCTCTCGACACCGAGCGAGAACGCGACCTCCTGCTGGGTCGCCCCGACGGCACGGCGATTTAGGATCTCGCCGATGATATTTGAAAGCCTGTCGCGGTCGACTATTTTATCGCCGATTCTGAGCAGCTTCATCGTTCCCCTTGTGCACAATTTTGTGTACAATTTCTTCTATAGTTTAAACCAACGCTCGCGGGAGTTCAACTATCACTCGCTCGTGCTTTGCGGAAGCTCGCCGAGCTTAAGCGAGAGCGATTCCTTTTTGCCCCCCCTGTAAATCTCGAGTTCGATAGTCTCGCCTACCTTGTTGTCCCGGACGATGCCGACCAACTCATCCATGGTCGCGATCGTCACACCATCGATCTTTGTCACGACATCGCCGCCGATTATTATCTCACCCTGGCTGGTAATAAGGCGCTTGTCGCCGCCTTTTATCCCGGCGACCGCCGCGGGGCTTCCCTGGAAGACCCGTACTATCAGAACCCCCCGGTCCACGGGTAGCTTCATGAGGTCGGCGAACTCTTTGTTGATCTCGATACCGCTTATGCCCACCCACGGATGGCTCGCTCTCCCTTCATCTTCGAGCTGCGCGGTGATGTCCCTGACCGTGTTGCTGGGCACCGCAAACGCGACACCGGCGAAATCGCCCGAGCGCGCGGCAATCTGCGAATTGACGCCGATTACCTTTCCGGTCGCGTCTATCAGCGGCCCGCCGCTGTTGCCCGGGTTGACCGCCGCATCGGTCTGGACGACATTGCGGATTTTAAACTGCCCGTTCGGCGAGTCGATGGTCCGGTTGAGGGCGCTGATAATCCCTTCGGTCATCGTCCCCTCAAGCCCGAACGGTGAGCCGATGGCATATACCGAATCGCCGACTTTCAGCTTCGAGCTGTCGCCAAGCTCGAGGACTTCCAACTCGCGCTTACCCGGGTCTATCTTAAGAAGCGCGAGGTCCGTGTTGATGTCGGTGCCTAAAAGTTTAGCTTCGACCTCGGACTTGTCACTTAAGACCACGGTAATTCGGCTCGCCTTCACGTTCGAGCCTTCGACGACATGGGCGTTGGTGACGATGAGGCCTGTGCCGTCGATAATAAAGCCGGAACCTTCGGCTACCTGCGTCTCGACAATCGGAAAGCCGAAGAAGTCGGTTCGCGCTCCCGTAAAGGCAGACCTTACATGGACGACACCGTTGTTGAATCGCTCGTACACCTCAGCCGGCGATAAGGCCCGCTGAGACGTTTTAGCCCCGGAGTCGGGCGCGGTCGTAGTGGTCGTCGCCCCGGTAACCGCAGCGTCCCGTTGCGGGACAACGTAAGTGATACCCCCAAAGACCAGCGCGCCGCCGACAATAGCTGCGACAAGGCTCGTAATGGCTGTTTTCCACATATGTGTCTTCCTTCCCTGACATAAATAGACTTGAGCCGGTGCTAAGAAGTAATGGTTTGTGGGCTTGGTTCGTTCGTTATCGATAAAGACTTCGATTTCCGTGTATTATGATTTGCGAGATAGCCGCGGGTCGCTGAATCCGCGTGTCGAAGCGGAACTCTGTCCTAGCCTGGGATTTCCTTGTTGCGCTCATAGATGCGCTGAAGGCCGGTGAGCGTCAGCAACGTGTCGATTGCGGTAATACGTTTACACTCGGGCGCCATGAGCGCGGCCAGGCCGCCGGTCGCTACGACATGCTCGACCTTGCCCATCTCGTCTTCGAAGCGCTCCACGACACGGTCGACAAGGCCGCCGGTTCCTATCATCACCCCGGCCTGGATGCTCTTTCTGGTGTTCGTGCCGATTGCGCAAGTCGGATGGATCAGGTCGACCTTGGATAGTCTCGCCGCCCTGCCAAACAAGGCCTCGGCCGAGACTTCTACCCCGGGCGCGATAGCCCCGCCGAGATACTCGCCGCTCTTGCTTATCGCGTCGAAGGTCGTGGCTGTCCCGAAATCGACTACGATAAGCGGGCTGCCATAGATCTCTACTCCCGCGACGGCGTTGGCGATACGGTCGGCCCCCATCTCAAAGGGGTCGTCATATAGTATGGGTATGCCTGTTTTCGTCTCCGAATCGACAAAGAGCGGCTCCATATTGAGGATGCCGGTCGACATCTCGCGCAACGCACCGGTCACCGAGGGAACGACCGACGAGACAACTACCCCCGTAATGTCCTTGAACGTAAAGCCGGCCAACTTAAAGAGATCCGAGATCGAGACCGCGAACTCATCCGAGGTCGTATCGCGCCTCGTGGAGACGCGCCAACCGCCCACCAATTCCCTCTTCTTGAAGAGACCTAGAACCGTTTGCGTATTTCCAACATCAATCGTTAGTAACAAGCGTTGAGGCAATTACCGAGAACCCCCTTTATTTAAGGAAAAAATATAAACACCAACATTATAGCAGGAAGCCTGCGAGAGGTTTATATATAAAAAATAGATTTGCTTCTAAATCGATTACCCTACAAGCCTATCCATGTTGTAACATCCGGATTGCGAGGTACGGCGGCGGGTTCCGCCTCCGGATATCCCATCGGCAGGACGGCCACAAGCTCGAAATCTTTTAGTCCCAAGTGGACCATGATTTCGGACTCTATCCAAAGCGTCGATGTCAGGCAAACCGAACCAAGCCCCAGCGACCAGGCCGTAAGCTGCATGTTCTGGATAGCGGCGCCACATGCCAGCAAATCGATTCGGTGCGCGTAATCGCTCCTCCTCTTGCCCATATAGACAATGACTACGACGGGGGCTCCGCCCAGGTCTTGCGCGAACTTCGTTATCGATTCCTCGCTAATATATTGCGCCTCTCCCGGGTAAAGGGCGAGAATGTCCGCCAGATAGGCCGGGAATTTCCTCAAGATTTTGACGAGTTCATCTCGTTTTTCGCCGGCTACGACCATAAAGCGCCACGGCTGACTATTGAGAGGCGAGGGGGCCGCGGTGCCCGCCTCTATGACCTTCTCCAACATCTCCCTGGTTGCCGGCTTCGGCTGGAACTTACGGACGGTTCTTCTGGCGAATATAGCGTCTTCGAGACTGAGCGCATCTTCTCTTGCTTCTTTATCTATTCTCATAAGCCGCCCCTTTTAGATAATCCCGAATAATCTCGAAATATACTAGGTATTAATTCGAATATAATATATCTAATCGAAAAAGTCATTATCTAGCGAATCCATAAGAGTTGATCGGCCCGGGGCTTGGTGGTGATGTTAGCGGTGGGTCGACTTACCGTCCGCGAGGCCGACCTTCCTCGCTACAGCCGTCGCGGCGACCGCTTTAATAACGTCAAAGATTATAAACGGCGCGGCGCCGGCGAGAGCCGCCTGCGTAAGCGACATTCCGGTCACGAGAGCTAGCTGGGCGACACCGGGAACGTAAATGGCAACGATGCCCGCGCCCATCGCAACGGCCGGCCGCCATATGGAGCTTTCCCCTCGCGAGCCCAAGCCTATAGCGCCGACTACGATAGCCGCCAGGATGAAGCCGAACAAATACCCCCCTCTCGGTCCGACAAGCACACCGATTCCCGCCGTCCCGCCGGCAAAGACCGGCAAGCCGACGATACCAAGAAGGATATAGACGACCATGCTGAGCGCGCCGTATACCGGTCCGAGCACTAAGCCCGCGAGCAGCACGAAAAAGACTTGAAGGGTGACGGGGACGGATCCGATAGGGATTGCGACTATGGCCGTCGCGGCGGTAAGCGCCGCGATAAGCGCGGCTTTCGCCATGAGAGAGACGTTCAAATAACTCAGCTCCTTATTGTAAACCTTCTACATTATCCAGGTTTACAATTATATTAAGAACCGAGTCCGCGGTCAAGTATCCTATGTTTTGACTGTGACATCACCGGCGGCAAAGGTCCGGACCTCGCCATCCGCCTGACGTAGACGTATGGCGCCGAAATCGTCGACGCCCGCGAAAAGACCTTCTTCTACCCCTTGATGCGTGTCGAGAACGATATGCTTATTTACCATATTGCAGCGCCGCAGCCAATCGGAGAGGACTCCCTCCCAGTCCCCGGCGAGCAATCGGCGATATTCTTGCTCAAGCATCGAGAAGAGCGTCGCGACAAAGGGCGCCCGCGCTATCTCCCGGCCCGACACCTCGGCAAGGCTCGTCGCGCGCTCTCGCGTTTCAACCGGGATAGCATCCTTCGTGATATTGGCGTTGATGCCGAACCCTATGACGAGGTGCTCGATGCGGTCCGCTTGGGCGCTCAGCTCCAGCAGTATCCCGCATACTTTACGGCCCTCTATCAAGACATCGTTCGGCCATTTTATCTCCGGTGTAATATCGAGGGTTTCAATCGCCTTGGCGGCCGCGACAGCGGCGAGTAGTGTGAAGCGGGTCGTCCCGAGCGGCGCTAACGGCGGGCGTAAGATGACCGAGAGCCAAATGCCGCCGCGCGGCGAGGCCCAGCTCCGCTCGAGTCGTCCCCGACCGGCCGTCTGCGCTTCGGCTATGACGACGGTTCCCTCCGGAGCCCCGTTTTCCGCTAATTCCTTGGCGAGATTGTTCGTGGAGTCGACCTCTTCGCGGTGGACGACTCTAAGGCCTATGGTCTCGGCTCTAACGAGTGCCGCCAACTCCTCCGGTATGAGAAGGTCGGGAGAGGAGACAAGCCGGTAGCCGCGCCTTGGAGCCGCTTCTATCACATAGCCTTTAGTCCGCAGACCCTCTATCTGCTTCCAGATAGCCGCCCGCGATACCGACGCGCCGACAGCGAGTTCTTGCCCGGACACATAGCGATCTTTACGCTCCTTGAGCGTCGCTATCACCGCTTGTTCCTTTGTCCGCTCGACCACGTCTCCTCCTTATGATATACAGCGCGCTCAAGGCGATTACCACCGCTAGAACAATTAGACTGAAGTTACCGACGAGCTTGCTGAGCAGCCGCCAATTCTGACCGAAAAAGAACCCCAGTAAACCGATTCCGACCGTCCACGAGACGACGGCGGCTATGGTATAGATGAGAAACTTCCCGAAATTCATCTTCGAGGCGCCGGCGATGAGCGGCACAAAGACCCTGACCCCGGCCGCAAACCTTCCGATAAAGACCGTTTTTGGGCCGTGAATCGCGAAATACTCCTCGGCCGCGTCGATCTTTTCGGGCGATACCAAGCGTCCGCCATACCGCTTGATAAACGGGCGGCCGCCTTTCCGGCCGATTACGTATCCCGTGATATTGCCGAGAATCGCGGCTACGGCGGCTGTGATGATGACGTAGTAGATATTGAGATTCCCTTGTGCGGCGACGAACGACGCCAAAAGCAAGACCGTCTCCCCCGGGACCACCAGGCCAATTACGAAGAGGTTCTCCATCAAGAGAAACAGGAAGACAATATAATACCCGTACATATCGAAATAGCGGATTAGAAAATCCAGTATCTGAGCTTCGTTCAACTCCACAGCCTCTCAATCATCATCTCGACCTTCGACCGCCGAACCAGGCCGGCAACGACATCGAACCCTGTAGATATTAAAGTGGAAATAGCCTATAAACACAAGGGTACCGTCGGACAAATCCGCTTCCGGCTAGCGGCGATACCCCACGACCTCGAGCGATATGTCGAGCGGCTTCGCCGCCTGCGTTAGCGCCCCGACCGAGATGCGGTCGACGCCGGTTGCGGCGACATCGGCGATATTCGCGAGCGTAATCCCGCCGGAGGCCTCCTTGAGCGCCCGGTCTCCGATGAGCCCCACCGCCTCCCTTAAGAGTGTCGTGTCCATGTTGTCGAGCAGAATGATATCGGCTCGCGCCTCGACCGCCGCCCGCGCCTCGTCTAAGGTCTCCGCTTCGACCTCGACGACAAGGTTAGGGTATGCGTCGCGGGCCTTGCGCACGGCCGCTTCGATGTCACGGGTGACCCCGATATGATTGTCTTTGATGAGTATCTGGTCGTAGAGTCCGAATCGGTGGTTACGCGCACCGCCGGTTCGGGCGGCATACTTCTCGAGATAGCGCAACCCCGGCGTGGTCTTTCGTGTGTCCAACAGGTCGACGCCGGTCCCCTCAAGAGCTTTCACGTACTTGGCGACCTCGGTCGCGATGCCGGAGAGGTGCTGCAAAAAGTTGAGCGCGGTCCGCTCGCCCGCGAGCACCGCCAGCGCGTCCCCCGACACCTCGGCAATCCGGGTGCCCGCCTCGACTTGGGCCCCGTCATCGAAGAAAGCCTTGAACTCGAGCGCGTCGTCGAGATAGGCAAAAGTCCGCTCCGCCACGGCCAGTCCGGCAATCACTCCCGGACTCTTGACGAGGATCTCGGCGCGCACCTTCAGCCCGGGTCCGATAGTCGCCTTTGACGTAACATCCCCGGCCTCGCCAAGGTCTTCCCCGAGCGCGCGCGCCACCACTATTTCGATCTCCCGCTCCAGCAGATGCTTATCCGGCAACCATATCCTCCGCGTAACGATTTTCAAGATGTATCAGCCAACGGTCACTCGGCTCCGGGTAATCTTCCCGGTAATGGACCCCGCGCGATTCCTTACGCGTGAGCGCCGATTTTATCAGCAAACCCGCGATACACAACATATTTTGGAATTCGAAACCGGCCGGCTCCGTAAAACCGGCCTTAAGGATATCGTCTTTCCTGTTGACCTCGGATAGCGCGAACAAGAGGCCTTCTTCGTTGCGGACGACCCCGGCGTAATCGGTCATCAGCTTCTGGAGCCGACTCCGCTCCGCGGCGATATCGACATCGCTAACGGGTTTGTCCGCGCTATATCGGAACCTTATCTCTTCGACCGGCTGGTCCTCTTCGGCCGCGAGTTCTCTCATGACCGCCGTCGAGATGCGCTTACTAAAGACCAACCCCTCCAGCAGCGAGTTGCTCGCGAGCCGGTTTGCGCCGTGCACGCCGGTGCAGGAGGTCTCGCCGGTGGCATAGAGACCCGCAAGGTTGGTCTCGCCATTGAGGTCGGTTTTGACCCCGCCCACCGTATAATGCGCCGCGGGCCTCACCGGTATCAAATCCTTCGAAATATCTATGCCTACCTCCCGGCAACGGCTCCAGATATTGGGGAAGCGCTCCCGCAGTATCGATTGCGATATATGGGTGGCGTCGAGATAGACCGGTTTATCGTGACAACACTCCATCACCCGGACCATCTCTCTGGTCACGACGTCTCGCGGCGCCAGCTCGGCGAGCGGGTGCCTGCCGACCATAAAGCGCTCGCCGTCGCAATCTCTAAGATAAGCCCCCTCGCCGCGCAAAGCCTCGGTTATGAGGAACCTCGGCATCGCGTCACGGTCGAGCGCGGTCGGGTGGAACTGGATGAACTCCATATCGGCGAGGACCGCTCCCGCGCGGTAAGCCATCGCTATGCCGTCGCCGGTCGATATCGTCGGGTTGGTCGTCACCGAATACAACTGCCCCGCTCCGCCCGTCGCCAAAATCACGGCTTTGGCGAAATGGGCGACCATGCTTCCCGTGGGCTCATCGAAGGTAAGCACTCCGACGCAGCGCCCTTTATCCACCAGCAGGTCTACCGAGAACCTGTGCTCGAAGACCCGGATGCTCTGCCAGGCGTTAGCGGTTCGAATCAGGGTGGCCTCGATCTCGCTGCCGGTCGAGTCGCCCGAATGGAGTACCCGCGCCAGCGAGTGCCCCCCCTCCCTGGAGAGGCCGATGCGGTCGCCCCGCCAGTCAAACTGCGCGCCCATGCTAATCAGGTCGCCGATGCGGTCGGGACCTTCGCCCACCAGAACGCTTACGGCCTCCCGGTCACAGAGACCGGCGCCGGCCTCGAGCGTATCCCTGAAGTGGAGTTTCGGAGAGTCTTCCCGGCTGACTGCGGTCGCGACGCCGCCTTGGGCATACCAGGTGGCCGTCTCTTTGAGTTCGCTTTTGGTGACGACCGCCACATCGAACTGTTTCGAAATTTCGAGCGCGGCGGTCAAGCCCGCGATGCCGCTTCCGACAACCACCGCGTCGGTGAAGACCTTTTCGATATTGTCCGTATCGTAATTTACTAAATATCTGGGAATCATATTCGCAAACTTCTCAACGATGATTATGCGCGAATAGCGCGTGTTGCCTGCTAAAACCGGAACATCTAGACTATCTCGAGCATCCGGTCGATAGCCCGTTTCGCCCGCGCCGCGATATCCTCCGGAACCGTTATGACATACTCCATGTCCTGGAGGGACCATAAGACTTTTTCCAGAGTTATCCGCTTCATATTTGGGCAAACCGAGCGCTCGGAGCCTGTGTAAAATATCTTGCCCGGATTTTCCTTCTCCAGGCGATGGATTATCCCCATCTCGGTGCCGATGATGAATTCCGTATCGCTCGACGCGTTGACGTAACGGAGGATTCCCTCGGTGCTCGCCACCGCATCGGCAAGCGCGATGACCTCCTCTGTGCACTCGGGATGGACGACTATCTTGGCGTTCGGATGCGCCTCTTTGCGCGCGGTGACAGACTGGGCGGTAATCCGGCGATGGGTCGGGCAAAAACCGTTCCAGAGAATTATCTTCTTCGAGGTCTGCGTCGAGACATAATGCCCGAGATGTTGGTCGGGCGTGAAGATTATCTCATCGGAATCGACGGCGTTGACGACTTTTACGGCATTGGCCGAGGTGCAGCAGTAGTCGCTTTCGGCCTTGACCTCGGCGCTGGAATTGACATATGTGACGACCGGCACCCCCGGATGCTCGGCCTTGAGTTCTCTTAGTTTGTCGACCGTCACCATATCGGCCATCGGGCACCCCGCATCGATATCCGGTAACAGCACCGTCTTTTGAGGCGAAAGAATCGCCGCAGTCTCGGCCATAAAATGAACGCCGCAGAAGACGATGACATCGGCGTCGGTATCCGACGCCTGCCTGCTCAAACCGAGGGAATCACCGACGAAATCGGCTATGTCCTGAACCTCGCCTATCTGGTAGTTGTGAGCCAGTATTATCGCGTTCCTCTCTTTTTTCAGCCTGAGAATCTCGTTTACTAAATTTTCACCGCAATCCAAGACAGCTAACACCTCTCGCTTTTATTTAGTCGCGCCCTTGCTTTTTATTTAGTCACGCCCCCGCTCTGCCATTATAGCGTTATAGCGCCCTCAATCCAAACTGCCGATTATTTTGACCGCTTGACCTTCGATTCCGGCGAGACGCTCACTTACCGCACACCCGCTCGGCAACACCAGCCGCGGCGCGATATCGCCGAGCGGCGCCAGCACGAACGCCCGACTCTCCATCTCCGGATGAGGAATAACCAAGTCCTTCTCCGCAATCAAGGCGTCCCCGTAGAGGAGGATATCGATATCGATGGTTCTCGGGCCCCAGCGCTCGCCCCGGACTCTGTGGAGCCGTTCCTCGACTCGATGTGCCATGTTTAGCAGCTCTCGCGGGGATAGACTCGTCTCGATACGCGCTACCATATTGTAAAAATCGCCCTGCTCGACGCCGCCGACCGCGACCGTCTCGTAGAGCGGAGATAGTTTTTCGACGGAAACCCCGTCGCTCTCGCCTATTATTCTGAGCGCTTCTTTGAGGTTGCGACGACGGTCACCCAGGTTGGAACCTAAGCCGAGATAGGCTTCGACCGACCCGGTCACGAACCCGCCCCGCCGGTTATAGCGTCGACGACGGTCGCCGCCCGGCGTGCCTCTTTCACATCATGTACCCTAACGATGCCCGCGCCCTTGGATATTGCGTAAACGATTGTCGCGAGCGTCCCCTCGAGGCGCTCTTCCGCCGGCGCATCGAGTATCGTTCCGATAAACGCCTTACGCGACGTGCCGATAAGAATCGGGAATCCCAGGCTCTTAAACTCCGATAAGCGCCGCAACAGCTCCAGGTTGTGTTCGAGGGTCTTGCCGAAACCGATACCCGGGTCGACTATGATATTGTGCTCGGCCACACCGGCCGCTATCGCCTGCCGCGCCTGCCCGTCGAGCCGGTCGATGACTTCGGCGACGACATCTCCGTAGACCGGGTCTTGCTGCATATCCCGGGGCGTGCCCTTCATATGCATTATAACAACCGGAACGTTTCGCTCAGCCGCGAGCGCTATCATCGCCCCGTCGCGAAGGCCGCCTATATCGTTGATGAGCGATGCTCCCGCATCGAGCGCGCTCCTCGCGACGTCGGGTTTGTAGGTATCGATCGATACCGGGACATCGATTTCGGCGGATAACCGCTCAATCAGCGGGACGACCCGCTTGAACTCTTCATCGAGACCTACCTCCGCCGCCCCCGGACGCGTCGACTCACCGCCGACGTCGATGATATCAGCCCCTTCGCTTACCATTCGCTTCGCTTGTGCGAGCGCGTCTTCCAAACTGAAATACCGTCCTCCGTCAGAGAACGAGTCGGGTGTTACGTTGAGGATACCCATGATGTGCGTTCGCGACGCCAATTCGAGCGCAAACCGGCCGGCCTGTAAGACAGGTGGTTTCTTTGTATAGCTTTCGAGCGTTTTCTCGATGTCTTTGGCGAGCGCCGGCAGGCCAAACGGTTGCTTGGAGAGCTTGTCGAGTAACGCGTCGAACTGCTTGGCCGTACCCATGAGAATCATATCGATTTTTCTCGCGTCGAGCATGTAAAGCTCATACGGTGCGGCGGCTTCGCCGCCTCGGGCCAGCATCTCCTGCTTGATTATGTTTGCCGCCCTACAGTCGATACCGGTAATCTTGACCAACCGGTATATCCCCTTCGGGGACATGATATCGATGCCCTCCGGCGACACGCGCATCATCTTCAGCGCTTC from Actinomycetota bacterium encodes:
- the folK gene encoding 2-amino-4-hydroxy-6-hydroxymethyldihydropteridine diphosphokinase encodes the protein MTGSVEAYLGLGSNLGDRRRNLKEALRIIGESDGVSVEKLSPLYETVAVGGVEQGDFYNMVARIETSLSPRELLNMAHRVEERLHRVRGERWGPRTIDIDILLYGDALIAEKDLVIPHPEMESRAFVLAPLGDIAPRLVLPSGCAVSERLAGIEGQAVKIIGSLD
- the nadA gene encoding quinolinate synthase NadA, with amino-acid sequence MDCGENLVNEILRLKKERNAIILAHNYQIGEVQDIADFVGDSLGLSRQASDTDADVIVFCGVHFMAETAAILSPQKTVLLPDIDAGCPMADMVTVDKLRELKAEHPGVPVVTYVNSSAEVKAESDYCCTSANAVKVVNAVDSDEIIFTPDQHLGHYVSTQTSKKIILWNGFCPTHRRITAQSVTARKEAHPNAKIVVHPECTEEVIALADAVASTEGILRYVNASSDTEFIIGTEMGIIHRLEKENPGKIFYTGSERSVCPNMKRITLEKVLWSLQDMEYVITVPEDIAARAKRAIDRMLEIV
- the nadB gene encoding L-aspartate oxidase: MIPRYLVNYDTDNIEKVFTDAVVVGSGIAGLTAALEISKQFDVAVVTKSELKETATWYAQGGVATAVSREDSPKLHFRDTLEAGAGLCDREAVSVLVGEGPDRIGDLISMGAQFDWRGDRIGLSREGGHSLARVLHSGDSTGSEIEATLIRTANAWQSIRVFEHRFSVDLLVDKGRCVGVLTFDEPTGSMVAHFAKAVILATGGAGQLYSVTTNPTISTGDGIAMAYRAGAVLADMEFIQFHPTALDRDAMPRFLITEALRGEGAYLRDCDGERFMVGRHPLAELAPRDVVTREMVRVMECCHDKPVYLDATHISQSILRERFPNIWSRCREVGIDISKDLIPVRPAAHYTVGGVKTDLNGETNLAGLYATGETSCTGVHGANRLASNSLLEGLVFSKRISTAVMRELAAEEDQPVEEIRFRYSADKPVSDVDIAAERSRLQKLMTDYAGVVRNEEGLLFALSEVNRKDDILKAGFTEPAGFEFQNMLCIAGLLIKSALTRKESRGVHYREDYPEPSDRWLIHLENRYAEDMVAG
- a CDS encoding DedA family protein; its protein translation is MELNEAQILDFLIRYFDMYGYYIVFLFLLMENLFVIGLVVPGETVLLLASFVAAQGNLNIYYVIITAAVAAILGNITGYVIGRKGGRPFIKRYGGRLVSPEKIDAAEEYFAIHGPKTVFIGRFAAGVRVFVPLIAGASKMNFGKFLIYTIAAVVSWTVGIGLLGFFFGQNWRLLSKLVGNFSLIVLAVVIALSALYIIRRRRGRADKGTSGDSDAQGA
- the nadC gene encoding carboxylating nicotinate-nucleotide diphosphorylase; translated protein: MWLPDKHLLEREIEIVVARALGEDLGEAGDVTSKATIGPGLKVRAEILVKSPGVIAGLAVAERTFAYLDDALEFKAFFDDGAQVEAGTRIAEVSGDALAVLAGERTALNFLQHLSGIATEVAKYVKALEGTGVDLLDTRKTTPGLRYLEKYAARTGGARNHRFGLYDQILIKDNHIGVTRDIEAAVRKARDAYPNLVVEVEAETLDEARAAVEARADIILLDNMDTTLLREAVGLIGDRALKEASGGITLANIADVAATGVDRISVGALTQAAKPLDISLEVVGYRR
- a CDS encoding biotin--[acetyl-CoA-carboxylase] ligase; translation: MVERTKEQAVIATLKERKDRYVSGQELAVGASVSRAAIWKQIEGLRTKGYVIEAAPRRGYRLVSSPDLLIPEELAALVRAETIGLRVVHREEVDSTNNLAKELAENGAPEGTVVIAEAQTAGRGRLERSWASPRGGIWLSVILRPPLAPLGTTRFTLLAAVAAAKAIETLDITPEIKWPNDVLIEGRKVCGILLELSAQADRIEHLVIGFGINANITKDAIPVETRERATSLAEVSGREIARAPFVATLFSMLEQEYRRLLAGDWEGVLSDWLRRCNMVNKHIVLDTHQGVEEGLFAGVDDFGAIRLRQADGEVRTFAAGDVTVKT